The genomic window AACTTTTTCTACGAGAGGCGTTTAGCTTCTACAGTTTGGGGTAAATTTGCTGCGTCTGGTAAATCACGAAATTCCAATTCCCAACCATTTGCTAGGGTGAGAATCTTGCCATCATTTCCATCGGTTTGTTTGACTACTTCTTCCTCAAGGTCTTTTTTAGCAACGTAGACTACTAAGGTACCGGCGTCATTCATGCGTAGCATTACTTTCATGAGATTCCTCAACAGATTCTAATTCATTTTTCTTACAGCCGACGACAAACCCTGTTTCTAAGAAATGCACAGCATAGATATATGAACTCTG from Nostoc sp. UHCC 0926 includes these protein-coding regions:
- the nifT gene encoding putative nitrogen fixation protein NifT, whose product is MKVMLRMNDAGTLVVYVAKKDLEEEVVKQTDGNDGKILTLANGWELEFRDLPDAANLPQTVEAKRLS